From one Melioribacteraceae bacterium genomic stretch:
- the pdxH gene encoding pyridoxamine 5'-phosphate oxidase, with the protein MPEDISSLRNDYIKQKLNKSDLFADPILQFKNWLLQAIDSKVYEPTAMTLATSNLENKPSARIVLLKFVNEDGFAFFTNYNSRKGIELTQNPNAALVFYWPELERQVRVEGSVSKLGNQISDEYFNSRPEQSRISAIVSPQSQPIPDREFLEKKVNEFIASKNEIIRPDNWGGFILNPERIEFWQGRESRLHDRFLYEKSNKMWQIIRLAP; encoded by the coding sequence ATGCCGGAAGACATCTCAAGTTTACGCAACGATTATATAAAGCAGAAATTAAATAAATCGGATCTTTTCGCAGATCCGATCTTGCAATTTAAAAATTGGCTTCTGCAAGCAATCGATTCGAAAGTCTATGAACCAACCGCAATGACTCTTGCAACATCAAATTTAGAAAATAAACCTTCAGCAAGAATCGTTTTGCTTAAGTTCGTTAACGAAGACGGTTTTGCATTTTTTACAAATTACAATAGTCGTAAAGGAATCGAATTAACTCAAAATCCAAATGCGGCACTAGTTTTTTATTGGCCCGAATTGGAAAGGCAAGTTCGTGTTGAAGGAAGCGTTTCTAAATTAGGCAACCAGATTTCGGATGAATATTTTAATTCGAGACCCGAACAAAGCAGAATCAGCGCAATTGTTTCACCACAAAGTCAACCCATACCCGATCGTGAATTTTTAGAAAAAAAGGTAAATGAATTTATTGCCTCGAAAAATGAAATAATTAGACCGGATAACTGGGGTGGATTCATTTTAAATCCGGAGCGAATTGAATTCTGGCAAGGAAGAGAAAGTCGTCTGCATGACCGTTTTTTGTACGAAAAATCCAACAAAATGTGGCAAATTATTCGCCTCGCACCTTAA
- a CDS encoding CBS domain-containing protein, with protein MATLKQILDQKGYEIFSVSPKNTVYEALQLMAEKGIGALPVFDSNKLVGIMSERDYARKIILKEKSSKQALVEEIMSKEVIYVESNRTDEECLALIVNKRVRHLPVVEGEDIIGFISIGDVVKSVIDSKEFVIEQLINYINDKPVIKKV; from the coding sequence ATGGCAACACTCAAACAAATTTTAGATCAAAAAGGTTATGAAATTTTTTCGGTATCACCTAAGAATACAGTTTATGAAGCTTTGCAATTAATGGCAGAAAAGGGAATCGGAGCACTTCCGGTTTTTGATTCTAATAAACTTGTGGGCATTATGTCAGAACGTGATTATGCGAGGAAAATTATTCTCAAAGAAAAATCATCAAAGCAAGCTTTGGTAGAAGAAATTATGTCGAAAGAAGTTATTTATGTCGAGTCCAATAGAACCGATGAAGAATGTTTGGCATTAATTGTAAATAAGAGAGTTAGACATTTACCTGTGGTCGAAGGAGAAGATATAATAGGGTTTATCTCAATTGGTGATGTTGTGAAATCTGTTATCGATTCAAAAGAATTTGTAATCGAACAACTTATAAATTATATAAACGATAAACCGGTAATAAAAAAAGTATAG
- a CDS encoding OmpA family protein: protein MKRLFVVAIIILMSALLLNAQEMQSGQWRLTPSDGGFSLNSGNGDRIMQKEVRFKKPLDSMPNVSVTVAFLDADKNQNIRYDVKAISVSRDGFLIRIKTWGDTKIFGIGGYWFAEAEKLEIKKEEIQVGQTIELKNVFFAFNKSDLLPESYPELNKVAEFLKDNPTVEIELAGHTDDIGSDSYNMELSDKRANSAKAYIVAQGISESRLRAKGYGETRPVAPNDQDWGREKNRRVEFTILKK, encoded by the coding sequence ATGAAAAGATTATTTGTAGTTGCTATAATTATTCTTATGTCTGCTTTGCTACTTAATGCACAAGAAATGCAAAGCGGACAATGGAGATTAACACCGAGTGACGGTGGATTTTCACTCAATTCCGGTAACGGTGATCGAATAATGCAGAAAGAAGTAAGATTCAAAAAACCGCTCGATTCGATGCCGAATGTAAGCGTAACAGTTGCTTTTCTGGATGCCGATAAAAATCAAAACATTAGATACGATGTTAAAGCAATAAGTGTTTCAAGGGATGGTTTTCTCATAAGAATTAAAACTTGGGGTGATACAAAAATTTTCGGTATCGGCGGATATTGGTTTGCTGAAGCTGAGAAATTAGAAATAAAGAAAGAAGAAATTCAAGTCGGTCAAACTATTGAATTAAAAAATGTTTTCTTCGCATTTAATAAATCTGATCTTCTTCCGGAATCATATCCGGAATTAAATAAAGTTGCCGAATTCTTAAAAGATAACCCAACTGTAGAAATTGAATTAGCCGGACACACTGATGATATCGGTTCTGATTCATACAACATGGAATTATCTGATAAGAGAGCAAATTCGGCTAAAGCTTACATAGTTGCTCAAGGTATTTCCGAGAGTAGATTACGCGCAAAGGGTTATGGTGAAACAAGACCGGTTGCACCAAATGATCAAGATTGGGGTCGTGAAAAAAATAGAAGAGTTGAGTTTACGATTTTGAAGAAGTAA
- a CDS encoding alkaline phosphatase: MKKFLLLLILASSMLIAQQTIEKGNVIFIHPDGTGSASWNATRVLFVGPDGLLNWDKFTNIGLYRSHMKNSLGASSHSGATVHAYGVKVEQDSYGMDGTNPLTARSGKNKSIMHEAMETGIRVGIVNTGNVIEPGSAVFVASSESRKNSEEITKKVIESGADLIFCGGEEWMLPEGVKGFHTDSGKRTDGINLIEKAAELGYVIIYNKEQLESLSREVKKVLGVFAANHTFNDKVEEELTERGLPLYQEQAPSFAEMVNVAITILSANGEQFFLVAEEEATDNFGNKNNAIGTLTAHKKADDAFGVAMEFIENNPNTLLITASDSEASGMELIGYPEEYMPRDKVLPATDRNGAPIDGVNGSESLPFISAPDKNGNTYPFGIIWSSNSDLYGGVIAKSMGLNAHLMKLNFDNTDVYRMMYATLFGVYLD; this comes from the coding sequence ATGAAGAAATTTTTGTTATTGCTCATTCTAGCATCATCAATGTTAATTGCTCAGCAAACTATTGAAAAAGGTAATGTAATATTTATTCATCCCGATGGAACCGGTTCAGCATCTTGGAATGCGACACGTGTTTTATTCGTAGGTCCCGATGGTTTACTTAACTGGGATAAGTTTACAAACATTGGTTTGTATCGTAGTCATATGAAAAATTCTTTAGGAGCGAGTTCGCATTCAGGTGCAACGGTTCATGCATATGGTGTAAAAGTTGAACAAGATTCATATGGAATGGATGGTACAAATCCATTAACCGCCCGATCCGGCAAGAATAAATCAATTATGCATGAAGCAATGGAAACCGGAATAAGAGTTGGAATAGTTAATACCGGAAATGTTATTGAACCCGGAAGCGCTGTTTTTGTCGCGAGTTCCGAAAGCAGAAAAAATAGTGAAGAGATTACAAAAAAAGTTATTGAATCAGGTGCCGATTTAATTTTTTGCGGGGGGGAAGAATGGATGCTTCCGGAAGGTGTAAAAGGTTTTCATACAGATTCAGGTAAAAGAACCGATGGAATTAATTTGATCGAGAAAGCCGCCGAGCTTGGCTATGTTATTATATATAATAAAGAACAACTCGAAAGTTTATCAAGAGAAGTAAAAAAGGTTCTTGGAGTTTTCGCGGCCAATCATACATTTAATGATAAAGTTGAAGAAGAATTGACCGAGCGAGGTTTACCTCTTTACCAGGAACAGGCTCCATCCTTTGCTGAAATGGTTAATGTGGCAATTACAATTTTATCAGCGAATGGTGAACAATTTTTCTTGGTTGCCGAAGAAGAAGCTACAGATAATTTTGGGAATAAGAATAATGCAATTGGGACTTTGACCGCACATAAAAAAGCCGATGATGCTTTCGGTGTAGCTATGGAATTTATCGAAAATAACCCGAATACATTATTAATAACCGCTTCGGATAGTGAAGCCAGCGGTATGGAATTGATCGGATATCCCGAAGAATACATGCCCAGAGATAAAGTATTACCTGCAACGGATAGGAACGGCGCCCCCATTGATGGTGTGAATGGTTCCGAATCTTTACCATTTATTTCTGCACCGGATAAAAACGGTAACACATACCCGTTCGGAATTATTTGGAGTTCAAACAGCGATCTTTACGGTGGAGTTATTGCCAAATCGATGGGATTAAATGCTCACTTAATGAAACTTAATTTTGATAATACTGATGTTTACAGAATGATGTATGCAACTTTGTTTGGTGTGTATTTGGATTGA
- a CDS encoding NCS2 family permease, which produces MQNYFEYAKYQTNTKTEILAGITSFLATMYIIIVNPTIISAAGLSFNGVLTATVLVSFFSSVMMGLYAKNPIVVAPGMGINAFFAYTVVLGMGIEWEVALGAVFWSGIIFLFLSIFNVRTAVALAIPKQIRSAVAAGIGLFITFIGFENAKFIIDDPVTLVRFGGLNVVTISFLVGLIVTSFLVLKNVKGALILGIIFTTIISIPIGRFWGDASNLFGSASIVNWNGFISSPDFSLFLQLDLLGSLTLSIIPVVFVFLFTDLFDSLSTFIGVAEAGNIKDEDGEPRNIKASLLTDAVSTTISGLFGTSAGTSYIESAAGIKEGGRTGLTAVVAGICFLPFMFFSPMLSVIPVIATAPALVLVGVFMMNPISKIDWNKYDEAIPAFLAIILIPLTYSITQGIVWGLIAWTLLKLLSGKTKEVSLTLIIVDIFAIAALLV; this is translated from the coding sequence ATGCAAAATTATTTTGAGTATGCTAAATATCAAACAAATACTAAAACTGAAATACTGGCGGGCATTACTTCATTTCTTGCAACGATGTATATAATTATTGTTAATCCCACAATAATTTCAGCCGCCGGACTTTCATTCAACGGAGTATTAACAGCAACCGTGTTAGTAAGTTTTTTCTCAAGTGTGATGATGGGGCTTTATGCAAAGAATCCAATAGTTGTTGCACCGGGTATGGGAATCAATGCTTTCTTTGCCTACACGGTTGTACTCGGAATGGGAATAGAGTGGGAGGTTGCTCTTGGTGCGGTTTTTTGGTCCGGGATAATATTTTTATTTCTTTCCATCTTTAATGTAAGAACTGCTGTTGCATTAGCCATACCAAAACAAATTAGATCGGCTGTTGCTGCGGGTATTGGTTTATTTATTACATTCATCGGATTTGAAAATGCAAAATTTATTATAGACGATCCCGTAACACTTGTAAGATTTGGAGGTTTAAATGTTGTCACAATTTCATTTTTAGTTGGTTTAATTGTTACTTCATTTCTCGTATTAAAAAATGTTAAGGGTGCTTTGATCCTTGGAATCATTTTCACGACAATTATTTCCATCCCCATTGGAAGATTTTGGGGTGATGCGTCGAATCTTTTTGGCAGTGCGTCAATTGTAAATTGGAACGGATTTATATCTTCTCCCGATTTCAGCTTGTTTTTACAATTAGATTTACTCGGTTCCTTAACTTTATCAATAATTCCGGTTGTATTTGTTTTTCTTTTCACGGATTTATTCGATAGTCTTTCTACATTTATCGGAGTTGCCGAAGCCGGAAATATAAAAGATGAAGACGGTGAACCGCGTAATATAAAGGCATCGCTTTTAACCGATGCGGTTTCGACAACTATCTCAGGTTTATTCGGGACAAGTGCAGGCACTAGTTACATTGAGTCTGCCGCGGGAATTAAAGAAGGCGGAAGAACGGGTTTGACTGCAGTTGTTGCGGGAATATGTTTTCTTCCGTTTATGTTTTTCTCACCAATGCTGTCAGTAATACCGGTTATTGCAACTGCACCGGCTTTGGTATTGGTCGGTGTGTTTATGATGAACCCAATTTCAAAAATTGATTGGAATAAATATGACGAAGCTATACCAGCGTTTCTTGCAATAATCTTGATTCCATTAACTTATTCTATTACTCAAGGAATTGTTTGGGGACTGATTGCATGGACTCTTTTAAAACTATTAAGCGGTAAAACTAAAGAAGTAAGTCTAACCTTAATTATTGTCGATATCTTTGCAATAGCTGCTTTGCTTGTCTGA
- a CDS encoding DUF4282 domain-containing protein: MQEFFEFKTMVSSILIKVLYVLGVLVVTIYGIISLFSGSFMMGLGTIIFGNLFWRLFCEGIIVVFSIHDRLSSIDSKTAASHDPRSGQF, encoded by the coding sequence ATGCAAGAGTTTTTCGAATTCAAAACAATGGTTAGTTCAATTCTTATTAAAGTTCTTTATGTACTTGGTGTTCTTGTTGTTACGATTTATGGAATCATTTCTTTATTCAGCGGTTCGTTTATGATGGGTCTTGGTACTATAATCTTTGGTAATTTATTTTGGAGATTATTTTGCGAAGGTATAATTGTCGTGTTCAGTATTCATGACAGACTTTCATCAATAGATTCTAAAACCGCCGCCAGTCATGATCCACGTAGCGGACAATTCTAA
- a CDS encoding YiiX/YebB-like N1pC/P60 family cysteine hydrolase: MIHVADNSKTRISIVIVLTFFLFTPKSIEERSIINASVIPSLEIKTSILKDGDLIFRRGISFVSNLVLENDPSSPYSHIGIISFYNNTPFVIHAVPDESENGIDHIRKDSLGMFLLKDRASAYEVIRYDDPSIAEEASYFAKISYEAGILFDDSFSLHDSTKYYCTELIWRAYKFAGVDLTENTFDTLSIPVGENPYLLPGTLLWSPNTKSITKKSIYQ, from the coding sequence ATGATCCACGTAGCGGACAATTCTAAAACTAGAATAAGTATTGTTATTGTTCTGACTTTCTTTCTGTTTACACCAAAATCAATTGAAGAAAGATCGATAATAAATGCTTCGGTAATTCCGTCGCTTGAAATTAAGACTTCGATCTTGAAGGACGGCGATCTCATCTTTAGAAGAGGAATAAGTTTTGTAAGTAATTTAGTTTTAGAAAACGATCCGAGTTCTCCTTATTCCCATATCGGGATAATTTCATTTTATAACAACACACCATTTGTAATCCACGCCGTACCCGATGAATCAGAAAACGGGATTGATCATATCCGAAAAGATTCTCTAGGAATGTTTTTATTGAAAGACAGAGCTTCGGCTTATGAAGTTATTCGTTATGATGATCCATCAATAGCTGAAGAAGCTTCATACTTCGCAAAAATATCTTATGAAGCCGGAATTTTATTTGACGATAGTTTTTCGCTTCATGATTCAACAAAATATTATTGCACGGAATTAATATGGCGTGCTTACAAATTTGCCGGTGTAGATTTAACCGAAAATACATTCGATACACTTTCTATTCCGGTCGGTGAAAATCCTTATTTACTTCCCGGGACTCTATTATGGAGTCCCAATACTAAATCAATTACTAAAAAATCTATTTACCAGTGA
- a CDS encoding DUF4878 domain-containing protein: MRNVIKLLVVALLLSFVFVNCGGPATPQDVVKDSFEMMANNDKAGVKDLLSSQVKALVDDKKLDEGINNKYEEIKAKGGITNIEFLSEDIEENEANFKVRLTYGDGSTDDEKAKVVKEDGEWKLGISK; the protein is encoded by the coding sequence ATGAGAAACGTTATCAAACTGTTAGTTGTAGCTTTATTATTATCATTTGTTTTTGTTAATTGCGGTGGACCGGCAACTCCTCAGGATGTTGTAAAAGATTCATTCGAAATGATGGCAAACAATGATAAAGCAGGTGTGAAAGATTTACTTTCTTCACAAGTTAAAGCTCTAGTCGATGATAAAAAACTTGACGAAGGTATTAATAATAAGTATGAAGAAATAAAAGCAAAAGGCGGTATTACAAATATCGAATTTTTGAGTGAAGATATTGAAGAGAATGAAGCCAATTTTAAAGTTAGATTAACTTACGGCGACGGTTCAACCGACGATGAAAAAGCTAAAGTTGTAAAAGAAGACGGTGAATGGAAATTAGGTATATCGAAATAA
- a CDS encoding tetratricopeptide repeat-containing sensor histidine kinase — MKVYILVLLILSTVFAQPNLDSLLSEMKGSDDTTIVRELNDLTWELRSSNPSAAKEYGLAALKIVDRISNQKYKSQLLNFLGVIYGNLGDLDSAYHYYKLGYELGKENNNKREIAYSLNNLGDYYFKKALYSVALENIMESYNIFEEINDQRGMAYTLNDIGEIYMKQFDHEKALEYFKRSGDIRLAIGDDRGYAKSLINMASVYENQNRYELALSTYFKAYDVSLKSNYLKGESYVLAGISDLYYKQGNLTKSLESRLRALEIDLKIENKYGELICYNNLGLLHMNLGDLNKAEEFLKKAKEESQKTGHLDQLMVSYQFMTELAVKKNDFETAYNSLNEYQLLKEKIYGQENLNKIADLQTAFATERKDRENERLKLDIQYQKTTRNYLILITILILIGVGLFVLRYRAEKKANNLLKELNSSKDKFFSIFAHDLKNPFNALLNIANFLKDYYDDFSDKERKEMITSIYDASKDIHKQLEELLTWARSQKGELGINKVKLNLHELLTSLSSTYRLASKNKNIALKIDSDEMTEFIGDKFVIETVIGNFVDNAIKFSPNGSEVIVSGQRKNNTIEISVKDSGVGIDEKVRENLFKVDFKYSSPGTNNEKGTGLGLKICKEFAELHGGTIEVKSEVGNGSTFILKIPV, encoded by the coding sequence ATGAAAGTATATATTCTGGTTCTCTTAATTCTCTCTACTGTATTTGCGCAGCCCAATTTAGATAGTCTCTTATCTGAAATGAAGGGTAGTGATGACACAACTATTGTTAGAGAGCTCAATGATCTTACTTGGGAACTTAGAAGTTCAAATCCAAGTGCCGCAAAGGAATACGGTTTAGCTGCACTTAAAATAGTTGACAGGATTTCAAATCAAAAATACAAATCACAGCTACTAAATTTTCTTGGGGTTATTTACGGAAATTTAGGCGATCTTGATTCCGCTTACCACTATTACAAACTCGGTTATGAACTTGGTAAAGAAAATAATAACAAACGCGAAATTGCCTATTCACTTAATAATCTTGGTGATTATTATTTCAAGAAAGCTCTTTATTCTGTAGCACTTGAAAATATTATGGAATCCTACAACATTTTTGAAGAGATAAATGATCAAAGGGGGATGGCTTATACTTTGAACGATATCGGTGAAATTTACATGAAGCAGTTTGATCATGAAAAAGCATTAGAGTATTTCAAGAGATCGGGCGATATCAGACTTGCGATAGGTGATGATCGCGGCTATGCAAAATCTCTGATTAATATGGCTTCTGTTTATGAAAATCAGAACAGATACGAACTTGCATTATCGACATATTTCAAAGCTTATGATGTAAGCCTCAAATCAAATTACCTGAAAGGTGAAAGTTATGTCTTAGCCGGTATATCGGATTTGTATTATAAACAGGGCAACTTAACGAAATCATTAGAGAGCAGGTTAAGAGCTCTTGAAATAGATTTGAAAATAGAAAACAAGTACGGTGAGTTAATTTGCTATAATAATCTTGGTTTGCTTCACATGAATCTTGGAGATTTGAATAAAGCAGAAGAATTTCTTAAGAAGGCAAAAGAAGAATCACAAAAAACCGGTCATCTTGATCAGCTAATGGTTTCTTACCAATTTATGACTGAACTTGCAGTGAAAAAAAACGATTTCGAAACCGCATACAATTCATTAAACGAATATCAATTACTTAAAGAAAAAATATACGGACAAGAAAACCTCAATAAAATTGCAGATTTACAAACGGCATTTGCCACGGAAAGAAAGGATCGTGAAAACGAACGATTAAAACTCGATATCCAATATCAAAAAACAACTCGTAATTATTTAATACTAATAACCATACTCATTCTTATCGGAGTCGGTTTATTTGTTTTAAGATATCGGGCCGAAAAAAAAGCAAACAATCTATTGAAGGAATTGAATTCTTCCAAGGATAAATTCTTTTCAATATTTGCTCATGACCTTAAGAATCCTTTTAATGCTTTACTGAATATCGCAAATTTTTTGAAAGATTATTACGATGATTTTTCTGATAAAGAACGTAAGGAGATGATAACATCAATTTATGATGCATCAAAAGATATACACAAACAATTAGAAGAACTTTTAACTTGGGCAAGATCACAAAAAGGCGAACTGGGAATTAATAAAGTAAAACTAAATCTTCATGAATTGCTTACGTCATTATCATCGACTTATCGCCTCGCTTCTAAAAATAAAAATATTGCTCTTAAAATTGATTCTGATGAAATGACTGAATTTATAGGTGACAAATTTGTAATTGAAACTGTGATTGGGAATTTTGTCGATAATGCAATCAAGTTTTCACCAAACGGCAGTGAAGTTATAGTTTCGGGTCAAAGAAAAAATAATACAATTGAAATATCCGTTAAAGATTCAGGTGTCGGTATTGACGAGAAAGTAAGAGAGAACTTATTCAAAGTTGATTTCAAATATTCTTCACCGGGAACAAATAATGAAAAGGGAACGGGACTTGGTCTTAAGATTTGTAAAGAATTTGCCGAACTTCATGGTGGTACAATAGAAGTGAAAAGTGAAGTTGGCAATGGCAGTACTTTTATTCTAAAAATACCCGTTTAA